Proteins from a genomic interval of Nostoc sp. TCL240-02:
- a CDS encoding methionine biosynthesis protein MetW: MTSLIYLNPTFYNITMRLIYGKSFHNRYESIASLIPENSTVLEACCGDCYLYKHYLLPKNVKYTGLDINRSFISSAKKSRINVIYNNLLSSDYIPEAEYIIIQASMYHFLPNDVDFIYQKLFKATKKEIIIVEPIKNFSTSSNWIIKLISRYLANPGTGHATQRFTATTFEEFCYRYSGNLKNLFKIANGREMCAVFHKSIEKTN, from the coding sequence ATGACAAGTTTAATTTATTTAAATCCAACATTTTATAACATAACGATGAGACTCATCTATGGAAAAAGCTTCCACAACCGATACGAAAGTATCGCATCATTAATTCCAGAAAATTCAACAGTTCTTGAAGCTTGCTGTGGAGACTGCTACTTATACAAACACTATTTGTTGCCTAAAAATGTTAAATATACAGGACTTGATATTAACAGAAGCTTCATATCAAGTGCCAAAAAATCGCGCATTAATGTAATATATAATAACTTATTATCGAGTGATTATATTCCAGAGGCTGAATATATCATTATTCAAGCCAGCATGTACCATTTTCTTCCAAATGATGTAGATTTCATATATCAGAAGCTATTTAAGGCAACTAAAAAAGAAATAATAATTGTAGAGCCTATTAAGAATTTTTCGACATCTTCAAACTGGATTATTAAGTTGATTAGTAGATATTTAGCTAATCCCGGAACGGGACATGCTACACAACGGTTTACCGCCACAACATTTGAAGAATTTTGCTATAGATATTCTGGAAACCTCAAAAATTTGTTTAAAATTGCAAATGGGAGAGAAATGTGTGCTGTTTTTCACAAGAGCATTGAAAAGACAAATTAG
- the rffA gene encoding dTDP-4-amino-4,6-dideoxygalactose transaminase, translating to MNIPFNKPFATSKEIDYIQQAIIKGHLSGNGDFTKKNHAWLESKIGCCKALLTHSCTAALEMAAILADIQPGDEVIMPSYTFVSTANAFVLRGGVPAFVDIRPDTLNIDESKIEAAITSKTKAIVPVHYAGVGCEMDEIMKIAQHYQLLIIEDAAQGLDATYKGRSLGSIGHLAAVSFHETKNLICGEGGALLINYPELIERSEIVWEKGTNRNQFFRGQVDKYTWVDIGSSYLPSEISAAFLWAQMEAVETITQKRMDIWQQYHQAFADLETQGKVRRPIIPVECRHNAHMYYLLLPNLESRNTLIEKLQSFGIKTVFHYVPLHSSPAGIKYGRTHGSLTITNLFSDRLVRLPLWVGLNQVSTIIDIVYKILS from the coding sequence ATGAATATACCTTTTAATAAGCCATTCGCTACATCTAAAGAAATAGACTATATTCAGCAAGCAATTATTAAGGGTCATCTTTCTGGAAACGGTGATTTTACCAAAAAAAACCATGCTTGGTTAGAATCAAAAATTGGTTGCTGTAAGGCACTATTAACTCATTCCTGCACAGCAGCATTAGAGATGGCAGCTATCCTTGCAGATATCCAGCCAGGAGATGAAGTCATTATGCCGTCCTATACTTTTGTATCTACTGCTAATGCCTTCGTTTTACGTGGTGGTGTTCCAGCATTTGTCGATATTCGTCCAGATACGCTGAATATTGATGAATCTAAGATCGAGGCAGCAATCACTTCCAAAACAAAAGCGATAGTACCAGTACATTATGCTGGAGTGGGCTGTGAAATGGACGAGATTATGAAAATTGCCCAACATTACCAGTTATTAATTATTGAGGATGCAGCACAAGGGCTAGATGCAACTTACAAAGGGCGCTCGCTAGGAAGTATTGGACATTTGGCAGCTGTCAGCTTTCATGAAACGAAGAATCTGATTTGTGGTGAAGGAGGTGCTTTGTTAATTAACTATCCAGAATTAATTGAACGCAGTGAGATTGTCTGGGAAAAGGGTACTAACCGCAACCAGTTTTTCCGAGGACAGGTAGACAAATACACTTGGGTAGATATTGGTTCATCCTACTTACCTAGTGAGATTAGTGCAGCTTTTCTGTGGGCACAAATGGAAGCAGTAGAGACTATCACTCAGAAGAGAATGGATATCTGGCAGCAATACCATCAAGCTTTTGCCGATTTAGAAACTCAAGGTAAGGTGCGTCGTCCCATCATCCCTGTAGAGTGTCGGCATAATGCTCACATGTATTATTTACTCTTACCAAACCTCGAAAGCCGTAATACTTTGATTGAAAAATTACAGAGTTTTGGTATAAAAACTGTCTTCCATTATGTTCCTTTACATAGTTCTCCAGCTGGCATCAAGTATGGTCGCACTCATGGCTCTCTGACTATCACTAATTTATTTAGCGATCGCTTAGTCAGGCTACCACTATGGGTTGGATTAAATCAAGTTTCTACAATCATTGACATAGTTTATAAAATACTAAGTTAG
- a CDS encoding GtrA family protein, which produces MHYPSKRFLRFLVVGTINTLFGYSLFALLIALNFHYEIAALISTICGVLFNFKTIGVMVFKNKNNNLIFKFIGIYAIIYLIQIILIKQLLSYKINLFIAGGLILLPLALLSYTLNKIFVFPKSQ; this is translated from the coding sequence ATGCATTATCCTTCAAAAAGATTTCTAAGGTTTTTGGTAGTAGGAACGATTAATACACTTTTCGGTTATTCACTATTTGCTTTGTTAATTGCACTGAATTTTCACTATGAAATTGCAGCTTTGATATCAACTATCTGTGGAGTATTATTTAACTTTAAAACTATCGGAGTCATGGTTTTCAAAAACAAAAATAATAATCTAATTTTTAAATTTATAGGAATTTATGCTATTATCTACTTAATACAAATAATTTTAATAAAACAATTATTATCTTATAAAATTAATCTTTTCATAGCAGGAGGTTTAATTTTGCTTCCTCTCGCCTTACTATCATATACATTAAATAAAATATTTGTTTTTCCCAAGTCTCAATAA
- a CDS encoding transketolase family protein, which yields MRNIFCETLVKCATNPKLVFLSGDLGYKALEPLQQSLGERFINAGIAEQNMVSVAAGLAQTGFQPWVYSIAPFVYARPFEQIRNDVCMHDLPVRLVGNGGGYGYGVMGATHHSLEDYGTMLCLSNMHVFVPAFAADVPEIINQLTNLEHPAYLRLGRCEKPKDLELPKYSSWRRLMKGEGATILVVGPLAGSIVEAAKHLSQCDRPDIWILTELPIEAAKIPKDFLDDLQKSRHLFVIEEHVAQGSIGQIIARCLLEMNCAPPQFTHRHALGYLSGLYGSQNFHRQECGLDAANLVRKLKR from the coding sequence ATGAGAAACATTTTTTGTGAAACCCTTGTTAAGTGTGCGACTAATCCTAAGTTAGTATTTCTCAGTGGTGACTTGGGATACAAAGCTCTAGAACCTTTGCAACAGAGTTTGGGGGAACGTTTTATCAATGCAGGTATAGCAGAACAAAATATGGTATCTGTGGCTGCGGGTTTAGCTCAAACAGGTTTTCAACCTTGGGTTTATAGTATTGCTCCCTTTGTTTATGCCCGACCCTTTGAGCAAATCCGCAATGATGTCTGTATGCACGATCTCCCTGTGCGGCTAGTTGGGAATGGAGGTGGTTATGGCTATGGAGTGATGGGAGCAACACATCATTCACTTGAAGACTATGGGACTATGCTCTGTCTGAGCAATATGCATGTTTTTGTGCCTGCTTTTGCCGCAGATGTTCCAGAGATTATCAATCAGCTTACTAACTTGGAACATCCTGCTTATCTGCGCCTCGGTAGGTGTGAAAAGCCAAAGGATTTAGAGCTTCCCAAGTATTCTTCTTGGCGGCGATTGATGAAGGGTGAAGGAGCCACGATTTTAGTTGTTGGCCCTTTGGCTGGAAGTATCGTTGAGGCGGCAAAGCATTTGAGTCAGTGCGATCGTCCAGACATCTGGATTTTAACTGAATTGCCAATAGAGGCGGCTAAAATCCCAAAAGATTTCCTTGATGACTTACAGAAATCACGTCATTTGTTCGTAATTGAAGAACATGTGGCTCAGGGAAGTATTGGTCAGATAATTGCCCGTTGTCTTTTGGAAATGAATTGTGCGCCACCACAGTTCACCCACCGCCATGCTTTGGGGTATCTATCTGGACTTTATGGCTCTCAGAATTTTCATCGTCAAGAATGTGGTTTAGATGCTGCGAACCTTGTTAGAAAGTTGAAGAGGTGA
- a CDS encoding glycosyltransferase family 2 protein, with protein MAYISVVIPVYKAEGCLHELYQRLKDSLEIISKDFEIILVEDCGGDLSWEIIVELAKKDSRIKGIQFSRNFGQQYGITAGLDHCNGDWVVVMDCDLQDRPEEIPRLYAKAKEGYDIVLARRGKRKHHILKRFTSWLFYKVFSYLADINYDGQVGIFRIISRKIVDNFRLMREQLRFFSVLVHWMGFPTASIDIQHDSRFAGKSTYTLSKLWKLGSETLIAYSDKPLRLSIKLGFLISFLAFIYGTYIFVDALLYGSTVTGWSSLIVSLYFLGGIIIAILGIIGIYLGKTFDETKKRPLYIIRQYSNNRNNDEKNIGADENSFFLADIKG; from the coding sequence TTGGCTTACATTTCTGTTGTCATTCCTGTCTACAAAGCTGAAGGTTGTCTACATGAGCTTTATCAAAGGTTAAAGGACTCTCTTGAAATTATTTCTAAAGACTTTGAGATAATTTTAGTTGAGGATTGTGGAGGCGATCTCTCCTGGGAAATCATAGTAGAATTAGCTAAAAAAGATTCGCGAATAAAAGGGATTCAATTTAGCCGCAACTTTGGTCAACAATATGGTATTACAGCTGGCTTAGATCACTGTAATGGGGATTGGGTTGTAGTTATGGACTGTGACTTGCAAGATCGTCCCGAAGAAATTCCTCGTTTATACGCGAAAGCAAAAGAAGGCTACGATATAGTATTGGCTAGAAGAGGTAAGCGAAAACACCATATTTTGAAGCGCTTTACTTCCTGGCTATTCTATAAAGTTTTCAGCTATCTAGCAGATATTAATTATGATGGGCAAGTTGGAATCTTTCGGATTATTTCTAGGAAAATTGTAGACAATTTTCGTCTTATGCGTGAACAACTAAGATTTTTTAGTGTTCTGGTACACTGGATGGGTTTTCCCACTGCTAGTATTGACATTCAACATGATAGTCGTTTCGCGGGAAAAAGCACATATACCTTGAGTAAGTTGTGGAAACTGGGAAGCGAAACTTTAATTGCTTATTCTGATAAACCTCTCAGATTATCAATAAAGCTGGGTTTTTTAATATCTTTCCTGGCTTTTATATACGGTACGTATATTTTCGTTGATGCCTTACTTTACGGTTCAACAGTTACAGGTTGGAGCAGCCTAATCGTTTCTTTGTATTTTCTTGGTGGAATTATTATTGCTATTTTAGGAATCATCGGTATTTACTTGGGAAAAACTTTTGATGAAACAAAAAAAAGACCACTATATATAATTAGACAATATTCTAATAATAGGAACAATGATGAAAAAAATATTGGAGCAGATGAAAATAGTTTTTTCTTAGCCGATATCAAAGGTTAA
- a CDS encoding transketolase — protein MELFTEIIVKAKTRLLKMHFESSVGHIGGNLSSLDLLIVLYHKVLNEDDAFVLSKGHAAGALYVTLWSLGRLSDEDLQKFHQDGTKLSGHPPVGWMPEILFATGSLGHGLSLSNGLVLAKKIKNESGRIFCLLSDGEWNEGSNWEALIFAVHQKLHQLTMIIDCNGLQGFGTTREVANLEPLAEKFRAFGCAVTEINGHDLNAIEKALSFTHKKPHVIIAHTKKGNGVSFMENKMEWHYLPMTPSQYQQALKEVGI, from the coding sequence ATGGAATTATTTACAGAGATTATTGTTAAAGCTAAGACACGGTTACTTAAAATGCATTTTGAAAGTAGTGTTGGTCATATTGGCGGTAACTTGTCATCACTGGATTTACTAATAGTTTTGTACCACAAAGTCTTGAATGAAGATGATGCATTTGTTCTCTCTAAAGGTCATGCTGCTGGAGCACTTTACGTTACTTTATGGTCTTTGGGGCGCTTGAGTGATGAAGACCTACAAAAGTTTCATCAAGATGGCACAAAGTTAAGTGGACATCCCCCTGTTGGTTGGATGCCTGAAATTCTGTTTGCTACGGGAAGTTTAGGTCACGGCTTGTCTTTGTCCAATGGATTAGTTCTAGCAAAGAAAATAAAGAATGAATCAGGGAGAATCTTTTGTCTGCTATCGGATGGTGAATGGAATGAGGGTTCTAATTGGGAAGCTCTGATTTTTGCTGTGCATCAGAAGCTGCATCAATTAACAATGATTATTGACTGTAACGGGTTGCAAGGCTTTGGGACTACGCGAGAAGTAGCTAATTTAGAGCCATTGGCTGAAAAGTTTCGTGCTTTTGGTTGTGCTGTAACAGAGATTAATGGTCACGATCTAAATGCTATTGAAAAAGCTCTTTCATTTACTCACAAGAAGCCTCATGTCATCATTGCTCATACAAAAAAAGGCAATGGTGTTTCCTTTATGGAGAACAAGATGGAGTGGCACTATCTACCAATGACTCCATCTCAATATCAACAGGCGCTAAAAGAGGTGGGGATATGA
- a CDS encoding PepSY domain-containing protein: protein MNYKKLRNFVFTLHRYIGLAVGLIAIIVGLTGSLLVFHSEIDNFDQHLQSGIIRPQGKQLPVEVVLNNVKKIYADQLGVKFQRFYLPTKPNESMTVILKTKEIDWLPIYINPYTGAILNSKPSLIQKMFFDVIYPLHYALLGGDIGLKFVGVIGLLIAILSITGIFLWPGWRRLISGFKIKWNGHPKRVNFDIHKVAGFITVVFLIFTFFTGFCWNFSEFVNPIIYAITFSKPQPNLVSVPIAGKSPLGLTDQLKTAQAALPDASLSKIYFPGQPEEILAFSFKLKEDYSDVSLDQYSGKVLQVSSSLKVSLGDRILNSFTPLHYGTFGGLSTQILYVFVGFSPLILFITGFVMYRHRYQEKSVRHN, encoded by the coding sequence ATGAACTATAAAAAACTACGTAACTTCGTATTTACTCTGCACCGCTACATTGGTTTAGCGGTGGGACTAATTGCAATTATTGTCGGCTTGACTGGTAGTTTATTGGTCTTCCACTCAGAAATTGACAACTTTGATCAGCACCTCCAATCTGGTATCATTAGACCTCAAGGAAAACAACTACCAGTTGAGGTTGTGTTAAACAATGTAAAAAAGATATATGCCGATCAACTAGGTGTAAAATTCCAGAGGTTTTACCTACCCACAAAGCCCAATGAGTCGATGACTGTCATCCTGAAAACAAAGGAAATTGACTGGCTCCCAATCTACATTAACCCATATACAGGAGCAATTCTCAACTCGAAGCCAAGCTTAATCCAAAAGATGTTTTTTGACGTTATCTATCCACTACACTATGCCCTTTTAGGGGGTGACATTGGGCTTAAGTTTGTTGGCGTTATTGGATTATTGATTGCCATCTTGAGCATTACAGGTATTTTCCTCTGGCCGGGTTGGCGCAGGTTAATTTCCGGCTTCAAAATTAAGTGGAATGGCCATCCCAAGCGAGTTAACTTTGATATTCACAAAGTTGCTGGTTTTATTACAGTAGTATTTCTAATATTTACATTTTTTACGGGGTTTTGCTGGAATTTCTCTGAGTTCGTTAACCCCATAATCTATGCTATTACCTTCAGCAAGCCACAACCCAATCTGGTATCTGTTCCCATTGCGGGAAAGTCTCCACTAGGACTTACAGACCAATTAAAAACTGCTCAAGCTGCTTTACCAGATGCATCACTGTCGAAAATTTACTTCCCAGGTCAACCAGAAGAAATTTTAGCGTTTAGCTTTAAGCTAAAGGAAGACTATAGCGATGTTTCTCTTGACCAATACAGCGGTAAGGTTCTACAAGTGAGTAGTTCTTTAAAGGTGTCATTAGGTGATCGCATCCTTAATTCCTTTACTCCCCTGCACTACGGTACATTTGGTGGTTTATCCACCCAAATTCTCTACGTGTTTGTTGGCTTTTCACCCTTGATTTTATTTATCACTGGCTTTGTCATGTACCGACATCGCTACCAGGAAAAATCTGTCCGCCACAATTAG
- a CDS encoding NAD-dependent epimerase/dehydratase family protein, translating to MDLEQKIKRLQGPILVLGGSGFIGANLLRQLLKVREDVFGTTSRFPAWRLEGLNDKNVIVVDLLVDSNLDFLIDKIKPQIIFNCVAFGAYSFEKDSQLIYQTNFNLTAKLLERLVSGQISCYVHAGSSSEYGDKSAGPSETELPAPNSDYAVSKIACANLLYFYGKKKQLPCANLRLYSVYGPLEDSSRLIPNLIRCGIESKYPSFVSPDISRDFIYIDDVCEAFIDTALNLKQEDYGESFNIGSGQKMTISDLAIFASKIFNIRKEPTYNSMINRHWDVIDWYADVTKAQEIFAWKPQTSFKEGLLKTTEWYQGLEDQERYHQSSKKFGLDTTYSVTAIIACYKDNKAITIMYERLKETFIRLKIDYEIIFVNDCSPDNTEEVVQKISRIDKRVIGISHSRNFGSQAAFKSGMEIATKNACVLLDGDLQDLPELIEQFVEKWREGYDVVYGRRRKRKAPLFMQLAYKAFYRIFDYFSYLSIPHDAGDFSLMDKKVVQAILQFPERDLFIRGIRAFVGFKQIGIDYVRPERMFGVTTNNLAKNIAWAKKGILSFSYTPLTILSFMGTLLLLVTLLLAIMQIMSRILFPGLAPRGITTVLLTILFFGSVNLFGLGIVAEYIAKIFEEVKRRPHFIRHRIIKNGEIRSAYDSIKT from the coding sequence ATGGATTTAGAACAGAAAATCAAGCGGTTACAGGGCCCAATTTTAGTTCTCGGTGGTAGTGGCTTTATCGGTGCAAATTTACTTAGACAATTACTCAAGGTTAGGGAAGATGTCTTTGGTACTACTTCTCGCTTCCCTGCTTGGCGATTGGAAGGACTAAATGACAAGAATGTTATTGTTGTTGATTTGCTAGTAGATTCAAACCTAGATTTTTTAATAGATAAAATTAAGCCACAAATAATATTTAACTGCGTGGCTTTTGGAGCTTATTCTTTTGAAAAGGATAGCCAATTAATCTATCAAACTAACTTTAACCTAACTGCGAAACTTTTAGAGCGACTCGTCTCTGGCCAAATCTCTTGTTACGTTCATGCTGGAAGTTCTTCAGAATACGGAGACAAATCTGCTGGGCCTAGTGAAACTGAGCTCCCTGCCCCTAATAGTGATTATGCAGTCTCTAAGATTGCTTGTGCTAATCTTCTGTATTTCTATGGCAAAAAAAAGCAACTACCTTGTGCAAATTTAAGATTGTATTCTGTCTATGGGCCTCTAGAAGATTCATCGAGACTAATTCCGAATTTGATTCGCTGCGGGATTGAGAGCAAATATCCTAGTTTTGTTAGTCCTGATATTTCTAGAGACTTTATCTATATTGATGATGTCTGTGAGGCTTTTATTGATACTGCATTGAACTTAAAACAGGAAGATTATGGGGAATCTTTTAATATTGGCAGTGGTCAAAAAATGACTATTAGTGACTTAGCAATTTTTGCTAGTAAGATATTTAATATTAGGAAAGAGCCAACTTATAATTCCATGATCAATCGCCATTGGGATGTTATTGATTGGTATGCTGATGTAACAAAAGCCCAAGAGATTTTTGCTTGGAAACCTCAGACAAGCTTTAAAGAAGGTCTGTTAAAGACGACAGAGTGGTATCAGGGATTAGAAGATCAGGAAAGATATCATCAAAGTTCTAAAAAGTTTGGATTAGATACTACATATAGCGTAACAGCCATTATTGCTTGTTATAAGGATAATAAAGCGATTACTATTATGTATGAGCGTCTGAAGGAGACATTTATCAGGCTCAAGATAGACTATGAAATTATCTTTGTTAATGATTGTAGCCCTGATAATACTGAAGAAGTAGTACAAAAAATTTCACGGATTGATAAACGAGTAATTGGAATTTCTCATTCTCGTAATTTTGGCTCTCAAGCTGCTTTCAAAAGCGGTATGGAAATAGCAACTAAAAATGCCTGCGTTTTACTCGATGGCGACCTTCAAGATTTACCGGAATTAATTGAACAGTTTGTTGAAAAATGGCGTGAAGGATATGATGTCGTCTATGGTCGTCGGAGGAAACGCAAAGCTCCTCTTTTTATGCAGCTTGCCTATAAAGCTTTCTACAGAATTTTTGATTATTTTTCATATCTTTCAATTCCTCATGATGCAGGAGATTTTTCTTTGATGGACAAAAAAGTTGTTCAGGCGATTTTGCAGTTTCCTGAGCGAGATTTATTCATTCGAGGAATAAGGGCATTCGTGGGTTTTAAACAGATTGGTATAGATTATGTAAGACCAGAAAGAATGTTTGGTGTAACTACTAATAATTTAGCAAAAAATATTGCTTGGGCTAAGAAAGGAATTTTGTCTTTTAGCTATACTCCTTTAACTATCCTCAGTTTTATGGGAACGTTATTATTGCTAGTTACGCTATTATTAGCAATTATGCAAATTATGAGCCGAATTCTGTTTCCTGGTTTGGCTCCTAGAGGCATAACTACTGTTTTGCTTACTATCTTATTTTTTGGCTCAGTTAATCTATTCGGTCTTGGTATTGTTGCTGAGTATATTGCCAAGATATTTGAGGAAGTTAAGCGGAGACCCCATTTTATTCGTCACAGGATTATTAAGAATGGAGAAATTAGATCCGCTTACGATAGTATTAAAACTTAA